From one Mucilaginibacter inviolabilis genomic stretch:
- a CDS encoding vWA domain-containing protein, whose product MSWFKGIEFAHPGFFWLFIIIPLMVAWYVWKQRQLQGTLGVPTLKSFAFKKSYTARFRHVGIGLRSLAVAALIVALARPQSSLSWQDSTTEGIDIMIASDISGSMLAEDFKPNRLEAGKNIAIDFIKNRPNDRIGLVIFSGESFTQCPLTIDHDVLINVFSDIKNGMIDDGTAIGMGLATAVNRLRTSTAKSKVIILLTDGSNNSGSIPPITAAEIAKQFGVRVYTVGLGTNGYAPYPVPTPMGVQYQRMKVDIDEGTLSKIANITGGKYFRATNNETLRQIYTQIDKLEKAKIDVTQYRRKTEMFMPWAIIALALLSLEFLLKNTLFKGALT is encoded by the coding sequence ATGAGCTGGTTTAAAGGAATAGAATTTGCCCATCCGGGATTTTTCTGGTTGTTTATCATCATCCCATTAATGGTGGCCTGGTATGTTTGGAAACAGCGCCAGTTACAAGGTACGTTGGGCGTACCTACTTTAAAGAGTTTTGCCTTTAAAAAAAGCTATACGGCCCGTTTCAGGCACGTGGGGATTGGATTACGATCATTAGCTGTTGCCGCCTTAATTGTGGCACTGGCCAGGCCGCAGTCGTCATTAAGCTGGCAGGATAGTACTACGGAGGGTATCGATATTATGATTGCCTCAGATATTTCGGGCAGTATGCTGGCTGAGGATTTTAAACCAAACCGCCTGGAGGCAGGTAAAAATATTGCTATTGACTTTATCAAAAATCGCCCTAATGATCGTATCGGCCTGGTGATCTTCAGCGGTGAAAGTTTTACGCAATGCCCGCTCACCATAGATCATGATGTACTGATCAACGTATTCTCGGATATTAAGAACGGGATGATTGACGACGGAACAGCTATAGGTATGGGCCTGGCAACGGCAGTAAACCGGTTAAGAACCAGTACTGCCAAAAGCAAGGTGATCATTTTGCTAACCGATGGTTCAAATAACTCTGGCTCCATACCGCCTATTACCGCTGCCGAAATAGCCAAACAGTTTGGTGTAAGGGTTTATACGGTAGGTTTGGGAACCAATGGTTATGCGCCTTATCCGGTGCCTACACCCATGGGAGTACAATACCAGCGCATGAAGGTGGATATAGACGAAGGTACGCTATCAAAAATAGCCAATATTACCGGGGGCAAGTATTTCAGGGCCACCAATAACGAAACGCTGAGACAGATATATACACAGATTGATAAGCTGGAGAAGGCTAAGATAGATGTAACCCAGTATCGCAGAAAAACAGAAATGTTTATGCCCTGGGCCATCATCGCACTGGCATTATTGTCGCTTGAGTTTTTATTAAAGAACACGCTGTTCAAAGGAGCTTTAACATGA
- a CDS encoding BatD family protein: MIKCFIKNLLLLTILLTGFAYQSSAQNVEVGAQLDRKAIKIGEQTQLHITARMRVKDQVDFPVLADSIANKILIVSGKADTVVDKNNASMETIGHHYTITAFDSGEYVIPSYAFHTASGEIKTGPLKLIVATVAVDTTKAAYDIKQPLIVQYTFLDWLMDHLTLVIIIEAVILIGGILFVIYYVRKKNKKEVVVEELKPLVPIHVVALQKLTELRNRKLWQQEQTKQYHTELTDIMRDYLENRYVIKAHEQTSDEIFASLRYMDITDENRNALRQVLILADLVKFAKEKPLPQDNEQSMDNAVAFVNRTQQAIQPPIVKQEDNK, encoded by the coding sequence ATGATAAAGTGCTTTATAAAAAACCTGCTATTGTTAACCATACTGCTTACCGGTTTTGCTTACCAGAGTAGTGCCCAAAATGTAGAGGTTGGAGCCCAGCTTGACCGTAAGGCTATCAAAATAGGTGAGCAAACGCAGCTGCATATCACTGCCCGCATGCGTGTGAAGGATCAGGTTGATTTTCCGGTGCTGGCAGACAGTATTGCCAATAAAATTTTGATTGTAAGTGGCAAAGCCGATACTGTAGTTGATAAAAACAATGCCAGTATGGAAACTATAGGCCATCACTATACCATTACCGCATTTGACAGCGGCGAGTATGTGATCCCATCATACGCATTCCATACCGCAAGTGGTGAAATTAAAACCGGGCCGTTAAAGCTGATAGTAGCCACTGTTGCCGTGGATACCACCAAAGCCGCTTATGATATTAAGCAGCCGCTGATTGTTCAGTATACTTTTTTAGACTGGCTAATGGATCACCTGACACTGGTAATCATTATAGAAGCGGTTATATTGATCGGTGGGATACTTTTTGTGATTTATTACGTTCGGAAAAAGAATAAGAAAGAGGTAGTGGTTGAAGAGCTCAAACCTTTGGTGCCAATACATGTAGTGGCACTGCAAAAACTTACCGAACTGCGCAACAGAAAGTTATGGCAGCAGGAGCAGACAAAACAATATCATACCGAGCTTACTGATATTATGCGCGATTACCTGGAAAATCGTTATGTGATCAAAGCGCATGAGCAAACCTCCGATGAGATATTTGCCAGCCTGCGGTACATGGATATTACTGACGAGAACCGCAACGCGCTGCGCCAGGTATTGATACTGGCCGATTTGGTGAAATTTGCAAAAGAGAAACCATTGCCGCAGGATAATGAACAAAGCATGGATAATGCCGTTGCCTTTGTAAACAGAACGCAGCAAGCCATTCAACCACCCATTGTAAAGCAAGAGGATAATAAATGA
- a CDS encoding DUF4198 domain-containing protein, which produces MKRNGLLLLALLLIIGFAASSQDYFLLPESFNMKKGDKLSLHLLSGNEFQKDAEYRYKDAKISKFMLYEGSKKTDLSLAPKDTSANVLNYKLENSGMALIEVVKSESIESERNKFLKYLDNEGLDKIAEDAKNSNQQYFVEKTNRYLKTLIAVDKPNGKDFDKPLGETYEIVIQQNPYKASYGDDVTAKILFKGKPLKDAVVIVYTRTINGNVFPQKLSSDAQGQIYFKLSREGVYMISSVHVETSTDKNADFESWGATFTFAFKNADSAPNTYKEFGFGDKH; this is translated from the coding sequence ATGAAACGAAACGGACTTTTACTCCTCGCGCTACTGCTGATCATTGGGTTTGCCGCCAGCTCACAGGATTATTTTTTATTGCCCGAAAGCTTTAACATGAAAAAAGGCGATAAGCTGAGCCTGCACCTGTTAAGCGGTAACGAATTTCAAAAAGACGCGGAATACCGGTATAAAGACGCCAAGATTTCTAAGTTTATGTTGTATGAAGGATCAAAAAAAACCGATCTGAGCCTGGCGCCAAAAGATACATCGGCCAATGTGCTGAATTATAAACTGGAGAACAGCGGAATGGCCCTCATTGAGGTAGTAAAAAGCGAAAGCATCGAATCGGAAAGAAATAAATTTTTAAAATATCTGGATAATGAAGGTCTGGATAAAATAGCCGAAGACGCCAAGAACAGCAATCAACAATACTTTGTCGAAAAAACAAACCGGTATTTAAAAACGCTGATAGCGGTTGATAAACCCAATGGTAAAGATTTTGATAAGCCACTGGGCGAAACCTACGAAATAGTAATACAGCAAAATCCGTATAAAGCCAGTTATGGCGATGATGTAACCGCCAAGATATTATTTAAAGGAAAACCATTAAAAGATGCCGTGGTGATTGTATACACCAGGACTATAAACGGTAATGTGTTCCCACAAAAACTGAGCTCTGATGCGCAGGGTCAGATCTACTTTAAACTAAGCCGCGAAGGGGTTTACATGATCAGCTCGGTACATGTGGAAACATCAACCGATAAAAATGCCGATTTTGAAAGCTGGGGAGCCACCTTCACTTTTGCCTTTAAAAATGCCGATAGTGCACCAAATACTTACAAAGAATTTGGCTTTGGCGATAAGCACTAG
- a CDS encoding alpha-ketoacid dehydrogenase subunit alpha/beta — protein MIFDRKNLNNENLTFFYKKLLLPRLIEEKMLILLRQGRIGKWFSGIGQEAIAVGSTLAMQSDEYILPMHRNLGVFTTRDIPLSRLMAQWQGKPSGFTKGRDRSFHFGTQEYKIIGMISHLGPQLALADGIALADVLAERKRATLVFTGEGATSEGDFHEALNIASVWKLPVIFLIENNGYGLSTPVNEQYNCLKLVDKAIGYGIEGRRIDGNNILEVYHTIQEINESIRENPRPVLLECMTFRMRGHEEASGTKYVPQNLFEWWAGKDPVANFEKYLLDEGVIRPEWIPVFKKEITTLIETEFEKVYSEADIVPDIATEVRDMYQPYQFPATQPATSPATHKRYIDAISDGLRQAMRKHPNLVIMGQDIAEYGGAFKITQGFVEEFGKPRVRNTPICESGIVGAGMGLALNGYKAIVEMQFADFVTCGFNQIINNLAKTHYRWAQAVDVVVRMPTGAGTGAGPFHSQSNEAWFTKTPGLKVVYPAFPADAKGLLLAAIDDPNPVIYFEHKYLYRSISGDVPDNDVLIEIGKANIIKQGTQASIITFGLGVHWALEYAEKHPELSLEIIDLRSLLPWDHEAVEASVKKTGRALVLHEDTLTSGFGAEIAAHIAEHCFKYLDAPVMRCGSLDTAIPMNKALEDQFLAKARLDETVEKLLAY, from the coding sequence ATGATTTTTGACCGTAAAAACCTGAATAACGAAAATTTAACATTTTTTTACAAAAAATTGTTGCTGCCGCGCCTCATTGAGGAGAAGATGCTGATCCTTTTACGCCAGGGCCGTATTGGCAAATGGTTTTCGGGGATAGGCCAGGAAGCTATTGCCGTGGGCAGTACGCTGGCCATGCAAAGTGATGAATATATATTGCCCATGCACCGCAACCTGGGTGTTTTTACCACCCGCGATATCCCACTTTCCCGGCTGATGGCCCAGTGGCAGGGTAAGCCTTCGGGGTTCACCAAAGGGCGCGACCGCTCCTTCCATTTCGGCACGCAGGAATATAAGATCATCGGGATGATATCGCACCTGGGCCCGCAGCTGGCCCTGGCCGATGGCATTGCCCTGGCCGATGTTTTAGCCGAACGAAAAAGAGCTACCCTGGTATTTACCGGCGAGGGAGCTACCAGCGAGGGCGATTTTCATGAGGCGCTCAACATTGCATCGGTTTGGAAATTACCGGTTATATTTTTGATCGAGAACAACGGCTACGGTCTTTCGACCCCAGTAAATGAACAGTACAATTGTTTAAAACTGGTTGATAAGGCTATAGGATATGGAATAGAAGGCCGCCGCATTGACGGCAACAACATACTGGAAGTTTATCATACTATTCAAGAGATCAATGAAAGCATCCGCGAAAACCCGCGACCTGTATTGCTGGAGTGTATGACTTTCCGGATGCGCGGGCACGAGGAAGCCTCGGGAACCAAATACGTTCCGCAGAATTTGTTTGAATGGTGGGCCGGTAAAGATCCGGTAGCTAATTTTGAAAAATATTTATTGGACGAAGGCGTGATCCGCCCCGAGTGGATCCCGGTATTCAAAAAGGAGATCACTACCCTTATTGAAACAGAATTTGAAAAGGTATACAGCGAGGCCGATATTGTACCGGATATAGCAACCGAAGTGCGGGATATGTACCAGCCTTACCAGTTCCCGGCCACACAACCGGCAACAAGTCCGGCAACTCATAAACGCTATATTGATGCCATAAGCGATGGCCTGCGTCAGGCTATGCGCAAACACCCTAACCTGGTGATCATGGGGCAGGATATTGCCGAGTATGGCGGCGCCTTTAAAATAACCCAGGGCTTTGTAGAAGAGTTTGGCAAACCACGTGTGCGCAATACGCCTATTTGCGAATCGGGCATCGTAGGAGCGGGCATGGGTTTGGCCCTCAATGGATATAAAGCCATTGTTGAAATGCAGTTTGCCGATTTTGTGACCTGCGGCTTTAACCAGATTATTAACAACCTGGCCAAAACGCACTATCGCTGGGCACAGGCTGTTGATGTAGTGGTGCGTATGCCGACAGGGGCAGGTACTGGTGCCGGGCCTTTCCACTCGCAAAGTAACGAGGCCTGGTTCACCAAAACACCCGGACTCAAAGTGGTTTATCCCGCTTTCCCGGCCGATGCTAAAGGTTTACTGTTAGCCGCTATTGACGATCCTAATCCCGTAATCTATTTCGAACATAAATACCTGTATCGCAGCATCAGCGGTGATGTGCCCGACAATGATGTACTGATAGAGATAGGCAAAGCCAATATAATAAAACAAGGCACACAGGCCAGCATCATCACCTTTGGCCTGGGCGTACACTGGGCATTAGAATACGCGGAAAAACATCCGGAGCTGTCACTCGAGATCATCGACCTGCGCAGCCTGCTGCCCTGGGATCATGAGGCAGTAGAAGCAAGCGTAAAGAAAACCGGCAGAGCCCTGGTATTGCACGAGGACACACTCACCAGCGGTTTCGGTGCGGAAATAGCAGCCCATATAGCCGAGCATTGCTTTAAATACCTGGATGCCCCCGTAATGCGCTGCGGCAGCCTGGATACCGCCATCCCCATGAACAAAGCCCTGGAAGACCAGTTTTTGGCCAAAGCAAGGCTGGATGAAACAGTGGAGAAGCTGCTTGCCTATTAA
- a CDS encoding DUF58 domain-containing protein produces MAKDTKELLKKVRKIEIKTRGLSNHLFSGEYHSAFKGRGMAFSEVREYQLGDEIRTIDWNVTARFNHPYVKVFDEERELTFMLLVDVSGSENFGTQNQQKQDIATELCAVLAFSAIQNNDKVGVLFFSDKIEKFIPPKKGRSHILMIIRELIDFKPESKGTNVAEALKFFTRAIKKRCTAFIISDFISPAFDDELKIANKKHDLIALRLYDKHEEEFPNLGLIPMKDEETGELLWVNTSDEAVRTAFKAEGLRRNGQLKETFNRSGVDFTSIGTHESYVKPLMTLFKKREGKR; encoded by the coding sequence ATGGCTAAGGATACCAAAGAACTGCTGAAAAAAGTAAGGAAGATCGAGATCAAGACCCGGGGCTTAAGTAATCACTTATTCTCGGGCGAGTATCATTCGGCTTTTAAAGGCCGTGGTATGGCTTTTAGCGAAGTGCGCGAATACCAGCTGGGCGATGAGATCCGCACCATCGACTGGAACGTGACCGCGCGTTTTAACCATCCTTACGTGAAAGTTTTTGACGAGGAACGCGAGCTTACCTTTATGCTGCTGGTTGATGTGAGCGGGTCCGAAAACTTTGGAACGCAAAATCAGCAAAAGCAGGATATCGCAACCGAGCTTTGCGCCGTGCTGGCATTTTCGGCCATACAGAATAATGATAAAGTGGGCGTGTTGTTTTTTAGCGATAAGATCGAAAAATTTATTCCTCCCAAAAAAGGCCGCAGCCATATCCTGATGATCATCCGCGAGTTGATCGACTTTAAGCCCGAAAGCAAAGGAACCAACGTTGCCGAGGCGCTCAAATTCTTTACCCGTGCTATCAAAAAAAGATGTACTGCTTTTATCATCTCCGATTTTATAAGCCCGGCTTTTGATGATGAGTTGAAGATCGCCAATAAAAAGCACGACCTGATTGCCCTGCGACTTTATGATAAGCACGAAGAAGAGTTCCCGAATCTGGGCCTTATCCCGATGAAGGACGAAGAAACCGGCGAACTGCTTTGGGTGAATACCTCTGATGAGGCTGTACGCACCGCTTTTAAAGCCGAAGGATTAAGAAGGAACGGACAGCTGAAGGAAACTTTCAATCGCTCTGGTGTTGATTTTACCAGTATTGGCACCCATGAATCATACGTGAAACCATTAATGACATTATTTAAAAAGCGGGAAGGCAAAAGATGA
- a CDS encoding shikimate dehydrogenase family protein, with the protein MKQYGLIGYPLSHSFSKKYFAEKFKNEEITDAAYELYPLENIKDLQDLLDEHPDICGLNITIPHKVAVLPYLDWIEHDARKAGAVNCICVIAESPLQAAFTGEVGVEGHDFRLEGYNTDLYGFEMSIRPLIKDFEAEALVLGDGGAAKAVKCVLENMGIAFKTVTRKPHPDHILFSDLKPHHIKQHKIIINTTPIGTSPKIDECPPIPYEAITDEHLLYDLIYNPEETLFLKKGREQGAATKNGYEMLVLQAERSWEIWNTKDRRV; encoded by the coding sequence ATGAAACAATACGGGCTTATAGGCTACCCCCTTTCACATTCTTTTTCAAAGAAATATTTTGCCGAAAAATTCAAGAACGAAGAGATAACCGATGCGGCTTACGAGCTGTATCCGCTCGAAAATATCAAAGATCTGCAGGATCTGCTGGATGAGCACCCGGATATCTGCGGTCTTAACATTACCATTCCCCATAAAGTAGCCGTGCTGCCTTATCTGGATTGGATTGAACATGATGCCCGTAAAGCAGGTGCGGTAAACTGTATCTGTGTAATTGCTGAAAGTCCCTTACAGGCAGCCTTTACCGGTGAAGTTGGCGTAGAGGGCCATGATTTCAGACTGGAAGGATACAACACCGATCTGTATGGTTTTGAGATGTCCATCCGTCCGCTCATTAAGGATTTTGAAGCTGAGGCCCTGGTGCTGGGCGATGGCGGCGCGGCGAAAGCGGTAAAATGTGTGTTGGAAAACATGGGCATTGCCTTTAAAACCGTTACCCGCAAACCGCACCCCGATCATATCCTGTTCAGCGACCTGAAGCCCCATCATATTAAACAGCATAAGATCATCATTAATACCACGCCTATCGGTACATCACCCAAAATTGATGAATGCCCTCCGATACCCTATGAGGCCATAACCGACGAGCATTTACTGTACGATCTGATCTACAATCCGGAGGAAACCTTATTTTTAAAAAAAGGCCGTGAGCAGGGCGCTGCTACCAAAAACGGTTACGAAATGCTGGTACTGCAAGCCGAAAGATCATGGGAGATATGGAATACTAAAGACAGGCGGGTATGA
- a CDS encoding tetratricopeptide repeat protein, whose protein sequence is MKQYIIVVILVLQASILFAQQEKKYIRQGNQLYQQQNYKDAENNYRVSIGKQGKTVAGNFNLGDALYKQNKYADAGQQFSKIAASSKNKNVLAKAYHNLGNSMLQSKKLEESVAAYKKSLLNNPEDEETRYNLAYAQEKLKQKQKQDKNKNNKNNKDKNKDNKDKDKDKKDQDKKKDDKDNKDKKDDNKNGQDKNDPNKNNGDQKPDPNNVSKDDAERMLEALNNDEKQTQDKLKNKKQKGAKMHIEKEW, encoded by the coding sequence ATGAAGCAATATATCATCGTAGTTATATTAGTGCTGCAGGCTTCTATCCTTTTTGCCCAGCAGGAAAAAAAGTATATCAGGCAGGGTAACCAACTTTACCAGCAGCAAAACTATAAGGATGCCGAAAACAATTACCGGGTATCCATAGGTAAACAGGGTAAAACTGTTGCCGGTAACTTTAACCTGGGCGATGCCTTGTATAAGCAAAATAAATATGCCGATGCAGGGCAGCAGTTTAGCAAAATAGCCGCATCAAGCAAAAATAAAAACGTGTTGGCCAAAGCTTATCATAACCTGGGCAACTCCATGTTACAGTCAAAAAAGCTGGAAGAAAGCGTGGCTGCGTACAAAAAATCATTGTTGAATAATCCGGAAGATGAGGAAACCCGCTATAACCTGGCGTATGCCCAGGAAAAGCTGAAACAAAAGCAGAAACAGGATAAGAACAAAAACAACAAGAACAACAAAGACAAGAATAAGGATAACAAGGACAAAGACAAGGATAAGAAGGATCAGGATAAAAAGAAAGACGATAAGGACAATAAAGATAAGAAGGACGATAACAAAAACGGGCAGGATAAAAACGACCCGAACAAGAATAACGGTGATCAGAAACCCGATCCAAATAACGTATCAAAAGATGATGCGGAACGTATGCTGGAAGCTTTGAACAATGACGAAAAACAAACGCAGGATAAGCTGAAAAATAAAAAACAAAAAGGTGCTAAAATGCACATCGAAAAGGAATGGTAG
- a CDS encoding YoaK family protein, which yields MATEAENSSIENSGQTPVQAYSDNSIEVAALLTLSGGFLDVFTYVGHGGVFANSMTGNIVFLGMYTAMGDWRRALQHIPPIAAFLVGVFIAYRMHLPSVLKYLPKPALTCLGFEIIVLIACSFLSDSFPDIPLVLAISLVAAMQNSSFTKLEEWTYNSVMTTGNLRRFAEAFFRGTMPARNPVALREARMFGLVCICFLAGAILAALTTKQLHDYALFIPAGTLLIAFIICWRRQKAKILYLRIKKHD from the coding sequence ATGGCCACCGAAGCCGAAAACTCATCCATAGAAAATTCCGGACAAACACCTGTGCAGGCGTATTCTGATAATTCTATAGAGGTGGCGGCTTTGCTTACCCTGTCTGGCGGGTTCCTGGATGTGTTCACTTATGTTGGGCATGGCGGGGTATTCGCCAATTCCATGACGGGTAATATTGTGTTCCTGGGTATGTATACCGCTATGGGCGACTGGCGCCGAGCCTTGCAGCATATTCCACCGATTGCAGCATTCCTGGTAGGTGTGTTTATCGCTTATCGTATGCACTTGCCGTCGGTATTAAAATATCTCCCTAAGCCAGCGTTAACCTGCCTGGGGTTCGAAATTATTGTGCTTATAGCCTGCTCGTTTTTATCAGATTCTTTTCCGGATATCCCCTTAGTGCTGGCCATATCGCTGGTGGCGGCCATGCAAAACTCCAGCTTTACCAAACTGGAAGAATGGACCTATAACTCCGTCATGACCACCGGTAACCTGCGCCGCTTTGCCGAGGCTTTTTTCAGAGGCACCATGCCCGCGCGTAATCCCGTAGCTTTGCGTGAGGCCCGTATGTTTGGCCTGGTTTGTATTTGTTTTTTAGCAGGAGCCATCCTGGCTGCTTTAACTACCAAACAATTGCATGATTATGCCCTGTTTATACCTGCGGGCACTTTACTTATTGCGTTTATTATTTGCTGGCGCCGGCAAAAGGCGAAAATTTTGTATCTTAGAATTAAAAAACATGATTAA
- a CDS encoding AAA family ATPase: MEELKSNTENVSSGAVTGSVSYSTDIRALNEMIQRESAFIDILRMELDKVIVGQKYMVERLLIGLLADGHILLEGVPGLAKTLAINTLSKAIQADYSRIQFTPDLLPADLLGTMIYNQKKEEFIVRKGPLFSNFILADEINRAPAKVQSALLEAMQERQVTIGDNTFPLPNPFLVLATQNPIEQEGTYPLPEAQVDRFMLKVVIGYPEKEDEKRIIRANILPGGMPKPTAVIKPDEIVRARKIVREVYMDEKIEQYIVDIVFATRYPEQFKLAHYKNLITFGASPRASINLALAAKAYAFIKHRGYVIPEDVRAICHDVLRHRIGLSYEAEAENITSENIITGILNVVEVP, translated from the coding sequence ATGGAAGAATTAAAAAGTAATACCGAAAACGTTTCATCAGGCGCTGTTACGGGTAGCGTATCATATTCAACCGATATCAGGGCGCTGAATGAAATGATACAAAGAGAAAGCGCTTTTATCGATATCCTGAGAATGGAATTGGATAAAGTGATCGTTGGACAAAAATATATGGTGGAGCGGTTACTGATCGGTTTGCTGGCCGACGGGCACATCCTTTTGGAAGGTGTACCGGGATTGGCGAAAACGCTGGCCATTAACACACTGTCAAAAGCTATCCAGGCCGATTACAGCCGTATCCAGTTTACTCCCGATTTGTTACCCGCCGACTTGCTGGGTACCATGATATACAATCAGAAAAAAGAAGAGTTCATTGTGCGTAAAGGCCCGTTGTTCTCCAATTTTATCCTGGCCGATGAGATTAACCGTGCGCCTGCCAAAGTGCAAAGCGCGCTGTTAGAAGCGATGCAGGAACGCCAGGTAACTATTGGCGATAATACCTTCCCGCTGCCCAATCCCTTCCTGGTACTGGCTACCCAGAACCCGATTGAGCAGGAAGGAACCTACCCGCTGCCCGAAGCACAGGTTGACCGTTTTATGCTCAAAGTAGTGATCGGCTATCCGGAGAAGGAGGATGAAAAACGAATTATCCGTGCCAATATATTACCAGGCGGGATGCCAAAGCCAACGGCCGTTATTAAACCCGATGAAATTGTGCGTGCCCGTAAAATTGTAAGAGAAGTGTACATGGACGAAAAAATAGAGCAATACATTGTGGATATTGTTTTCGCTACCCGTTACCCTGAGCAGTTTAAACTGGCGCATTATAAAAACCTGATCACCTTTGGTGCATCGCCAAGGGCAAGTATCAATCTGGCGCTGGCTGCGAAGGCATATGCGTTCATCAAACACAGGGGTTATGTGATACCTGAGGATGTACGGGCTATTTGCCATGATGTACTGCGTCACCGTATCGGTTTAAGCTACGAGGCAGAGGCCGAGAACATCACCTCAGAAAATATTATTACAGGGATATTGAATGTGGTAGAAGTACCTTAA
- a CDS encoding vWA domain-containing protein translates to MLRFAHTDILWGLLVIPVFILLFIFVSRWKRKAIASLGDKNVVRLMMPQVSFSRPWLKFIFFVVAYAFVIIGMADPQLGSKTEEVKRKGADLMILLDVSNSMLAHDLAPSRLENAKRAISQLVDRMHDDRIGLIVFAGEAYVQLPMTTDYSAAKLFLNTVNTGMVPTQGTAIGAAIELGVKSLDFKNGTGKAMILITDAENHEDNAMEAASAAKSKGVMVNVIGVGSADGAPIPLNPNEPNSPFRTDESGNKIITKLNEQMGKDIAAAGGGIYVRANNSNSGLSIVMDQVAKVQRKEYDNKSFKDFEDRFQFFLAIALGLLVAEFFISNRKNMRLSGLKLFEVKKS, encoded by the coding sequence ATGCTACGTTTTGCACATACAGATATTTTATGGGGACTGCTGGTTATTCCGGTATTTATCCTGCTGTTTATTTTCGTAAGCCGCTGGAAAAGGAAAGCCATTGCCTCATTGGGCGATAAAAATGTGGTACGCCTCATGATGCCGCAGGTTTCGTTTTCAAGGCCATGGCTTAAATTCATATTTTTTGTGGTGGCCTACGCTTTTGTGATCATCGGTATGGCTGATCCGCAGCTAGGGTCAAAAACCGAAGAAGTAAAACGTAAAGGTGCCGATTTGATGATACTACTCGACGTATCCAACAGTATGCTGGCGCATGATCTGGCGCCAAGCCGACTGGAAAATGCTAAAAGGGCTATTTCGCAACTGGTAGACAGGATGCATGATGACCGTATCGGTCTGATTGTTTTTGCAGGTGAAGCCTACGTGCAATTGCCTATGACTACCGATTACTCGGCGGCCAAACTGTTTTTAAATACCGTTAATACGGGCATGGTTCCCACGCAGGGAACGGCAATTGGTGCGGCTATTGAGCTGGGTGTAAAGTCACTTGATTTTAAGAATGGAACAGGCAAAGCCATGATCCTGATAACCGATGCCGAAAATCATGAAGATAACGCTATGGAAGCCGCATCTGCAGCCAAAAGCAAAGGTGTAATGGTGAATGTTATAGGAGTGGGTTCGGCAGATGGAGCGCCTATTCCGCTTAACCCCAATGAGCCTAACAGCCCCTTTCGTACCGATGAAAGCGGGAATAAGATTATTACCAAGCTGAATGAACAAATGGGTAAGGATATAGCTGCTGCCGGTGGTGGCATTTATGTAAGGGCCAACAACTCTAACAGCGGTTTGAGTATTGTGATGGATCAGGTAGCTAAAGTTCAGCGCAAAGAGTATGATAACAAATCATTCAAGGATTTTGAAGACCGCTTTCAATTTTTCCTGGCTATAGCGTTGGGCCTGTTGGTGGCGGAGTTTTTTATATCTAACCGTAAAAACATGCGGTTAAGCGGGTTGAAATTATTTGAAGTAAAAAAGTCATGA
- the gldD gene encoding gliding motility lipoprotein GldD produces the protein MRYAGLLIAALLFLAACGGNHDYSPKPRGYYRIAFPKKEYRDYNTGCPYSFSYPKYAVIEPDRTKGAKPCWVNMQFPQFHATLHLSYQPVTSKKVFNELVEDARTFAFKHTVKATSIDEGVISYADRKVYGIYYTIDGNAASSAQFFLTDSTKNYLRGALYFNSEPRLDSIQPVLNFIKQDVAVMIKSFKWK, from the coding sequence ATGAGATACGCCGGACTATTGATAGCAGCCTTGCTGTTTTTGGCGGCATGTGGTGGTAACCACGATTATTCGCCAAAGCCGCGGGGATATTACCGTATTGCTTTCCCTAAAAAGGAATACCGGGATTATAACACAGGCTGTCCTTATTCGTTCAGCTATCCCAAATATGCGGTTATTGAACCCGACAGAACAAAAGGAGCCAAGCCATGCTGGGTAAATATGCAATTCCCGCAATTTCATGCTACGCTGCATTTAAGCTATCAGCCGGTAACATCCAAAAAAGTATTTAATGAGCTGGTAGAAGATGCCCGCACCTTCGCTTTTAAACATACGGTAAAAGCTACTTCTATAGATGAGGGGGTTATAAGCTATGCCGATCGTAAGGTTTACGGAATCTATTACACTATTGATGGCAACGCGGCTTCATCGGCCCAATTTTTCCTCACTGATAGTACCAAAAATTACCTGCGCGGAGCGCTCTATTTTAACTCCGAACCCCGCCTGGATTCTATTCAGCCCGTACTCAATTTTATCAAGCAGGATGTAGCCGTGATGATTAAGAGTTTTAAATGGAAGTAG